One Pseudodesulfovibrio cashew DNA window includes the following coding sequences:
- the uvrB gene encoding excinuclease ABC subunit UvrB, with protein sequence MPDFRLVSDFTPKGDQPEAIEELTTGLRAGVRDQVLLGATGTGKTFTMANVVAGLNRPALVLAPNKTLAAQLYTEFRSLFPDNAVEYFVSYYDYYQPEAYLPHSDVYIEKDSSINDNIDKLRHSATHAILTRSDVLVVASVSCIYGLGSPDFYAKMVIPVEEGQTMAMESLLSRLVEIHYERNDYDFHRSTFRVRGDVVEIIPAYSREKALRIEFFGDEIDSIAETDPLTGEVKDRLRKTVIYPGSHFVSDRENLDRAVDDIRNELQVRLAELKGANKLVEAQRLEQRTMYDLEIIEELGYCNGIENYSRHLDGRTEGQPPSTLLDYFPEDFILFVDESHIALPQVGGMYNGDRSRKTTLVDFGFRLPSALDNRPLNYEEFQGRVHQAVYVSATPGPLELDLAQGVVVEQIIRPTGLLDPEVEVRKVQGQIDDLLAECKKRQSRDERVLVTTLTKRMAEDLNDYLNSMGVPARYLHSDIDTLERMAIIQALRAGEFFVLVGINLLREGLDIPEVSLVAILDADKEGFLRSNRSLIQTFGRAARNVGGRVILYADKVTGSMAEAMEETERRREKQQQYNVDHGITPMTIRKKVENLFGELGGGSGQTVAMAAEPAAEYGSDPKVLRKTVKRLEREMREAAKELAFERAAELRDSIALLQERILELG encoded by the coding sequence ATGCCGGATTTCAGACTTGTCAGCGATTTTACTCCCAAGGGAGATCAGCCGGAGGCCATCGAGGAGCTCACGACGGGGTTGCGCGCAGGGGTACGAGATCAGGTTTTGCTTGGCGCCACCGGTACGGGCAAGACCTTCACTATGGCCAACGTAGTGGCCGGACTGAATCGGCCCGCCCTGGTGCTCGCGCCCAACAAGACACTGGCCGCGCAGCTCTACACCGAATTCCGTTCTCTCTTTCCCGATAATGCTGTCGAGTACTTCGTAAGTTATTATGACTATTACCAGCCTGAGGCCTACCTGCCGCACTCGGACGTCTACATTGAGAAAGATTCGTCCATAAACGACAATATAGACAAGCTCCGGCACTCCGCCACCCATGCGATCCTGACCCGGAGCGACGTGCTGGTCGTGGCCTCGGTTTCCTGCATCTATGGATTGGGCTCACCCGATTTTTATGCCAAAATGGTCATCCCTGTTGAAGAAGGGCAGACCATGGCCATGGAGTCCCTTTTATCGCGGCTGGTGGAGATTCACTATGAGCGCAACGACTATGATTTCCATCGCAGCACATTCCGCGTTCGGGGAGACGTAGTGGAAATCATCCCGGCCTACAGCCGGGAGAAGGCCTTGCGCATAGAGTTCTTCGGTGACGAGATCGACTCCATTGCCGAGACCGATCCGCTGACCGGCGAAGTCAAGGACCGCCTTCGCAAGACCGTCATCTATCCAGGCAGCCACTTCGTGTCCGACCGTGAAAACCTGGATCGCGCGGTGGATGACATTCGCAATGAATTGCAGGTGCGCCTGGCCGAATTGAAAGGCGCGAACAAGCTGGTCGAGGCCCAGAGGCTGGAACAGCGGACCATGTATGACCTCGAGATCATAGAAGAGCTTGGCTACTGCAACGGCATCGAGAACTACTCCCGCCACCTTGACGGGCGGACCGAGGGACAGCCTCCATCCACCTTGCTCGACTATTTCCCGGAAGATTTCATTCTGTTCGTGGACGAGTCCCATATCGCCTTGCCGCAGGTGGGCGGGATGTATAACGGCGACAGATCACGCAAGACCACGCTGGTGGATTTCGGATTTCGGTTGCCCTCGGCCCTGGACAACCGTCCGCTCAACTATGAGGAATTCCAGGGTCGGGTGCATCAGGCCGTCTATGTTTCGGCCACGCCCGGTCCCTTGGAGCTGGACCTGGCTCAGGGCGTCGTAGTGGAACAGATCATTCGTCCGACGGGACTGCTTGATCCTGAGGTCGAGGTCCGAAAAGTACAGGGACAGATTGACGATTTACTGGCAGAATGTAAAAAGAGACAGTCACGGGACGAGCGGGTTCTGGTCACCACTTTGACCAAGCGCATGGCCGAGGATTTGAATGATTATCTCAACTCCATGGGCGTTCCTGCTCGTTACCTGCATTCGGATATCGACACCCTGGAGCGCATGGCCATCATCCAGGCTCTGCGGGCGGGGGAATTCTTCGTGCTGGTGGGAATCAACCTGCTTCGGGAAGGGCTCGATATACCCGAGGTGTCCCTGGTTGCGATTCTGGATGCGGACAAGGAAGGGTTCCTGCGTTCCAACCGGTCTCTTATCCAGACTTTCGGCAGGGCGGCGCGCAATGTCGGAGGAAGGGTGATCCTCTATGCGGACAAGGTCACCGGGTCCATGGCTGAAGCCATGGAGGAGACCGAACGGCGGCGTGAAAAGCAACAGCAATATAATGTTGATCACGGCATTACGCCCATGACCATCCGCAAGAAGGTGGAGAATCTGTTCGGCGAGTTGGGAGGCGGTAGCGGCCAGACCGTGGCCATGGCAGCCGAGCCCGCCGCCGAGTATGGCTCGGATCCGAAAGTATTGCGGAAGACAGTCAAGCGGTTGGAGCGGGAAATGCGAGAGGCCGCCAAGGAGCTGGCCTTCGAGCGGGCGGCCGAACTTCGGGACAGCATAGCCTTGTTGCAGGAAAGAATTTTGGAGCTGGGGTAG
- a CDS encoding potassium channel family protein, whose product MGDVFHRRMLRLRAKLGSFWSVVLGVVYLFIVFLIGIAFYMGYEDWDFVSSFYMVVITLSTVGYMEVNQLSEAGRLFTAFLIMGGVGGFVYIAGAFAQLLIDGRLQIMWGKHKMLKEISKLRNHFIICGYGRIGTIVVQEIMNEGHAVVVIEQDPDLIDKLEQDGILCIEGDATSDETLLAAGLLHAKSLISALTSEAANVYVTLTARQLNPDITIVARAGDKTHISRLELAGANRVVLPHFIGGLRMAQNVLRPTVTNFIELAVRGGIDLQMEELAVTAESELCGLDLIDSKIRPRFNLIIIAIKQANGEMVFNPGPKEVIHAGDTLLAVGKKTNLSEIKAIL is encoded by the coding sequence ATGGGCGATGTGTTTCACAGACGGATGCTCAGGCTGAGGGCGAAACTCGGGTCTTTCTGGAGTGTCGTCCTCGGCGTCGTATATCTGTTCATCGTCTTCCTGATCGGGATCGCCTTTTACATGGGCTATGAGGACTGGGATTTTGTCAGTTCGTTTTACATGGTGGTCATCACTCTTTCCACCGTCGGCTACATGGAGGTCAACCAGCTCTCCGAGGCAGGGCGGCTTTTCACGGCCTTCCTGATCATGGGTGGCGTGGGCGGTTTCGTCTATATTGCCGGTGCGTTCGCTCAACTGCTCATCGACGGGCGTTTGCAAATAATGTGGGGTAAGCACAAGATGCTCAAAGAAATCAGTAAGCTGCGAAATCATTTTATCATTTGTGGCTATGGGCGAATCGGCACCATCGTGGTTCAGGAGATCATGAACGAGGGACATGCCGTGGTCGTCATCGAACAGGACCCTGACCTGATCGACAAGCTGGAGCAGGACGGGATTCTGTGCATTGAAGGCGATGCCACCAGCGATGAGACCCTTTTGGCGGCAGGCCTGCTTCACGCCAAGTCGCTCATCTCCGCCCTGACCAGCGAGGCCGCCAACGTCTACGTGACCCTGACAGCCCGCCAGCTTAACCCGGATATTACCATCGTCGCCCGCGCCGGAGACAAGACGCATATTTCACGGTTGGAACTGGCTGGGGCCAATCGTGTGGTCCTGCCTCACTTCATCGGCGGATTGCGTATGGCCCAGAACGTGCTTCGTCCCACGGTGACCAACTTCATCGAACTGGCCGTTCGCGGAGGCATCGACCTGCAGATGGAGGAGCTCGCCGTTACCGCCGAGTCCGAACTGTGCGGCCTGGACCTCATCGACTCCAAGATTCGCCCGCGTTTCAACCTGATCATCATCGCCATCAAGCAGGCCAACGGGGAGATGGTCTTCAACCCCGGCCCCAAGGAAGTCATCCATGCCGGGGACACCCTGCTGGCGGTGGGCAAGAAGACCAACCTGAGCGAGATCAAGGCAATACTTTAA
- the aat gene encoding leucyl/phenylalanyl-tRNA--protein transferase, giving the protein MTIYRLFEEPIFPDPEEAEPDGLLAVGGDLSPQRLLTAYANGIFPWYAEDSPILWWSTNPRLVLLPEELHTPRSVRRVLNRGEFSFTLDTDFEAVIRGCGTSCRPEQEGTWIVPEMQEAYILLHRLGYAHSVEAWRDGELAGGLYGVSLGSAFFGESMFYRVPNASKAAFCTLVRQLRVWGFTLIDCQQTTSHLLRFGARELQRFRFQAMLREAMENPTREGRWAFDDQSCCQPGS; this is encoded by the coding sequence ATGACCATCTACCGTCTATTCGAGGAACCCATTTTCCCGGACCCGGAAGAGGCCGAGCCTGACGGATTGCTCGCCGTGGGCGGCGATCTCTCTCCGCAACGTCTGCTCACGGCCTACGCCAACGGTATTTTCCCCTGGTACGCCGAGGATTCCCCCATATTGTGGTGGTCCACCAATCCCCGCTTGGTGCTGTTGCCCGAAGAGTTGCATACGCCGCGCAGTGTCCGCCGTGTACTGAACAGGGGTGAGTTTTCTTTCACTCTTGATACCGACTTCGAGGCGGTCATCCGAGGCTGTGGCACATCCTGTCGGCCGGAGCAGGAGGGAACATGGATCGTACCCGAGATGCAGGAGGCCTATATCCTGTTGCATCGCCTTGGATACGCACATAGCGTGGAGGCATGGCGTGATGGGGAGTTGGCTGGCGGTCTGTACGGTGTCTCACTCGGTTCCGCCTTTTTCGGGGAGTCCATGTTTTACCGAGTACCCAATGCCTCGAAAGCGGCCTTTTGCACTTTGGTCCGGCAGTTGCGTGTCTGGGGGTTCACTCTCATCGATTGCCAGCAGACCACAAGCCATCTGCTCCGGTTCGGTGCCCGCGAGTTGCAGCGCTTTCGGTTTCAGGCCATGCTCCGGGAGGCCATGGAGAACCCCACGCGCGAAGGGCGTTGGGCCTTCGACGACCAATCTTGCTGCCAGCCGGGTTCCTGA